In the genome of Campylobacter concisus, one region contains:
- a CDS encoding glycosyltransferase has protein sequence MQQSDIKSYNLAPIVLFVYNRLDHTKQTIEALQKNEISNKSDLFIYSDAAKNEGSKQKVAEVREYIKSINGFKNITIIEREKNYGLANSIIDGVTKIVNEYGKIIVLEDDLITSPNFLKFMNEALEIYKNEDKVYSVTGYSFTDNISDIESSYFLKLTSSWSWGTWADRWQQFKRDKKDLEQIVSSSIQEKNLFNFDDSYDYISMTKMQINDKIDSWAIYWHLCVFKQNGLTLYPAKKLVKNIGFDGSGTHCSFSEHEDELVNFYPSFTKDIVEKTVNRNVVSSILREKNKISIKRKIINKLKKHLSQKQKQILLILFSKAQLLFHKKDIGKNTYIDKTVHVTGWKNILIGNNTGISEYTWINVNKRLGDNKHIIIGSNCYIGRRNFFSSGLLIKVSDYFMSGIDCKFMGSDHVFKNPFIPYIATGTTMEKKIIIETNVWLGAGVSVIGNLTIGRGSIVGAGSLVNKDIPPFSVAVGSPCKVIKRYDFGAGKWVGIDEYNFNNDSLIPTEEEYANKLKQNFPNVIIPFVACGKNKGDLF, from the coding sequence ATGCAACAAAGTGATATAAAATCGTATAATTTGGCACCAATAGTGCTATTTGTCTATAATAGATTAGATCATACAAAGCAGACCATAGAGGCTTTACAAAAAAATGAAATTTCAAATAAGAGTGATCTTTTTATATATTCTGATGCGGCTAAAAACGAAGGGTCAAAACAAAAAGTAGCAGAGGTAAGGGAATATATAAAAAGTATAAATGGATTTAAAAATATTACAATCATTGAAAGAGAAAAAAACTATGGTCTTGCAAATAGTATCATAGATGGTGTTACAAAAATTGTAAATGAATATGGCAAAATAATTGTTCTTGAAGATGACTTAATAACAAGTCCAAATTTTTTAAAATTTATGAACGAGGCGTTGGAAATTTATAAAAATGAGGACAAAGTATACAGTGTTACTGGGTATTCTTTTACTGATAATATATCGGATATTGAAAGTAGCTATTTTTTGAAACTTACTAGCTCTTGGAGCTGGGGTACTTGGGCGGATAGATGGCAACAATTCAAACGAGATAAAAAGGATTTGGAGCAAATTGTCAGTAGCTCAATACAAGAAAAAAATCTTTTTAACTTCGATGATTCTTATGATTATATCAGCATGACTAAGATGCAGATCAATGATAAAATAGATTCGTGGGCGATTTATTGGCATCTGTGTGTATTTAAACAAAATGGACTTACACTATATCCTGCTAAGAAGTTAGTGAAAAATATTGGGTTTGATGGAAGTGGAACTCACTGTTCTTTCTCGGAACATGAGGACGAACTAGTAAATTTTTATCCTAGTTTTACAAAAGATATTGTTGAAAAAACAGTAAATAGAAATGTAGTGTCTAGTATATTAAGAGAAAAAAATAAAATAAGCATAAAAAGAAAAATAATAAATAAACTAAAAAAACATTTATCTCAAAAACAAAAACAGATTTTATTAATACTATTTTCGAAGGCACAATTGCTCTTTCATAAAAAAGATATAGGCAAAAATACATATATCGATAAGACAGTGCATGTAACAGGCTGGAAAAATATCTTAATAGGGAATAATACTGGTATCAGCGAATACACTTGGATAAATGTAAATAAAAGGTTGGGAGACAATAAGCATATTATAATTGGCAGCAACTGTTATATTGGCAGAAGGAATTTTTTTAGCTCAGGATTATTAATAAAAGTATCAGATTATTTTATGAGTGGCATTGATTGTAAATTTATGGGAAGCGACCATGTTTTTAAAAATCCTTTTATACCATATATTGCTACTGGAACAACTATGGAAAAAAAAATTATTATTGAAACCAATGTATGGCTAGGCGCTGGAGTGAGTGTTATTGGAAATTTAACAATAGGTAGAGGCTCTATAGTAGGTGCTGGAAGTTTGGTTAACAAAGACATACCACCTTTTAGTGTTGCTGTTGGGAGCCCTTGTAAAGTTATAAAAAGATATGACTTTGGTGCCGGAAAATGGGTAGGAATAGACGAATATAATTTCAACAATGATTCATTGATTCCAACAGAAGAGGAGTATGCAAATAAATTAAAACAAAATTTTCCAAATGTTATCATTCCATTTGTTGCATGTGGAAAAAATAAAGGTGATTTGTTTTGA